Proteins encoded together in one Deinococcus hopiensis KR-140 window:
- the ilvB gene encoding biosynthetic-type acetolactate synthase large subunit, translating to MTQTDMNGAKSLWATLAAHGIHTVFGYPGGAIMPVYDALTFYPEVRHILARHEQGAIHAAEGWAKATGEIGVCLATSGPGATNLVTGLADAMLDSVPLLAITGNVARHLMGTDAFQEADITGITLPVTKHNYVVRDVEELPRVIAEAIRIARSGRPGPVLVDIPKDVQLAPYHGEVATPHARPEAPEPSAQAVERARELLMGAKKPVIMVGGGSVDAAREITALARAWDIPVITTLMGLGTFPSSDPLWLGMPGMHGSVAANRAISEADVLLGLGLRFDDRVTGRVNGFAPNASIIHVDLDAAEIGKIVRTHLPVRGDAGVVAALLTGGAEKLERPEWRAQIGEWKSRTQTPEHWGAGYAVKAVVDRLRPDDILSSDVGQHQMLAAQLARFERPRRWINSGGLGTMGFGFPAALGAGLAEPGVRSVVIAGDGGFQMTSQELATLKKYDVRNVKICIINNSFLGMVRQWQELFHERRYSEVYLGDSNPDFLKLADAYDVPGYRARTAEELPGAIDAWLNDPKSALLEVVVPNEHGVFPMVPTGAALSEMIEIEPPRTPEDLTESQRTAQQQAEQKEATDA from the coding sequence ATGACGCAAACCGACATGAACGGGGCAAAGTCCCTTTGGGCCACCCTCGCCGCGCACGGAATCCACACCGTGTTTGGCTATCCGGGCGGAGCGATCATGCCCGTGTACGACGCGTTGACCTTTTACCCCGAGGTGCGGCACATCCTCGCCCGGCACGAGCAGGGCGCGATTCATGCGGCGGAAGGCTGGGCCAAGGCCACCGGCGAGATCGGCGTGTGCCTCGCCACCTCCGGCCCCGGCGCAACCAACCTGGTGACCGGCCTCGCCGACGCCATGCTCGACTCGGTGCCCCTGCTGGCGATCACCGGGAACGTCGCGCGGCACCTGATGGGCACAGACGCCTTTCAAGAGGCGGACATCACCGGCATTACCCTGCCCGTGACCAAGCACAACTACGTGGTGCGCGACGTGGAGGAACTGCCGCGCGTGATCGCCGAAGCCATCCGTATCGCCCGCAGTGGGCGCCCCGGGCCCGTTCTCGTGGACATTCCCAAGGACGTGCAGCTGGCCCCCTACCACGGCGAGGTCGCCACGCCGCACGCCCGGCCCGAAGCCCCGGAACCTTCGGCACAGGCCGTCGAACGCGCTCGGGAACTGCTCATGGGCGCGAAAAAGCCCGTCATTATGGTGGGCGGCGGCTCGGTAGACGCGGCAAGGGAAATCACGGCGCTGGCCCGCGCGTGGGACATTCCCGTCATCACCACGCTGATGGGCCTGGGCACCTTTCCCTCTAGCGATCCCCTGTGGCTGGGGATGCCGGGAATGCACGGTTCCGTCGCCGCCAACCGCGCGATCAGTGAGGCGGACGTGCTGCTGGGTCTGGGTCTGCGCTTCGATGACCGGGTGACGGGCCGGGTAAACGGTTTCGCGCCGAACGCTTCGATCATTCATGTGGACCTCGACGCCGCCGAAATCGGCAAGATCGTGCGGACGCACCTGCCCGTGCGCGGCGACGCGGGGGTGGTTGCGGCGCTGCTGACGGGGGGGGCCGAGAAACTGGAGCGGCCCGAGTGGCGCGCGCAGATCGGGGAGTGGAAGTCACGCACCCAGACCCCGGAGCACTGGGGCGCGGGCTACGCCGTCAAGGCTGTGGTGGACCGGCTGCGGCCCGACGACATCCTCTCCTCCGACGTGGGGCAGCACCAGATGCTCGCCGCGCAGCTCGCCCGCTTTGAGCGGCCCCGGCGTTGGATCAACTCAGGTGGGCTGGGCACGATGGGCTTCGGCTTTCCGGCGGCGCTGGGCGCAGGTCTGGCCGAACCGGGCGTGCGGAGCGTCGTGATCGCGGGCGACGGCGGCTTTCAGATGACGTCCCAGGAACTCGCCACGTTGAAGAAGTACGACGTCCGCAACGTCAAGATCTGCATCATCAACAACTCGTTCCTGGGCATGGTCCGGCAGTGGCAGGAGCTGTTCCACGAGCGCCGCTACTCCGAGGTCTATCTGGGCGACTCCAACCCCGATTTCCTCAAGCTGGCTGACGCATACGACGTGCCCGGCTACCGCGCCCGCACGGCCGAAGAACTGCCCGGCGCCATCGACGCCTGGCTGAACGATCCAAAAAGCGCCCTGCTGGAAGTCGTGGTGCCCAACGAGCACGGCGTCTTTCCGATGGTTCCCACGGGCGCGGCCCTGAGCGAGATGATCGAGATCGAGCCGCCCCGCACCCCCGAGGACCTGACGGAGTCTCAACGAACAGCGCAGCAGCAGGCCGAACAGAAGGAGGCGACGGACGCATGA
- the ilvN gene encoding acetolactate synthase small subunit, with protein sequence MTAPTQQDHLVSALVRDEPRVLTRITALFGRRGYNIKSLSVGSTEHPGMSRMTFVVTGDRGVVEQAMRQLEKLHDVVKIIDHSLEKYVDRELVLVKVAITAENRVEVRHIAEDFRARIVDVGRHALTFEVTGDEGKITAFIEQMRPFGIIETMRTGRVALTRGSNADIPSHVYHEGQTEALRPTAQGLEPREVKAGSVPNLF encoded by the coding sequence ATGACTGCCCCCACCCAGCAAGACCATCTGGTGTCCGCCCTCGTGCGCGATGAACCGCGCGTACTCACGCGTATCACCGCCCTCTTCGGACGGCGCGGTTACAACATCAAGAGCCTCTCGGTGGGCTCCACCGAACACCCCGGCATGAGCCGCATGACCTTCGTGGTCACCGGGGACCGGGGCGTGGTGGAACAGGCGATGCGGCAACTGGAAAAGCTGCACGACGTGGTGAAGATCATCGACCACAGCCTTGAAAAGTATGTGGACCGCGAGCTGGTGCTTGTCAAAGTTGCCATCACCGCCGAGAACCGCGTGGAGGTGCGGCACATTGCCGAGGACTTCCGCGCCCGTATCGTGGATGTGGGCCGCCACGCCCTGACCTTCGAGGTGACGGGCGACGAGGGCAAAATTACCGCCTTTATCGAGCAGATGCGCCCCTTTGGCATCATCGAGACGATGCGGACCGGCCGTGTGGCCCTGACGCGGGGTTCCAATGCTGATATCCCCAGCCACGTCTACCACGAGGGCCAGACCGAGGCCCTGCGCCCCACCGCCCAGGGCCTGGAGCCGAGGGAAGTGAAGGCGGGGAGCGTGCCGAACCTCTTTTAG
- the ilvC gene encoding ketol-acid reductoisomerase, with amino-acid sequence MAAKMYYDRDIALDPIENKLIAIIGYGSQAHAHAQNLRDSGLNVVVGLREGSSSRQKAEQAGLRVTSIEDATKEADVVMLLIPDETQPKVYAQSIEPYLTQGKALAFGHGFNVHFGRIRPPANVDVFLVAPKGPGHMLRRVYTDGAGMPGIFAVQQDASGQARDVALAYARGIGCARAGVLETTFKEETETDLFGEQSVLCGGVTHLIQAGFETLVEAGYQPEIAYFETLHEVKLIVDLIYEKGFEGMRHSISNTAEFGDYVTGPRVITGETKATMKDVLTDIQEGRFAQRFIEDAESGFPYMNEQRGKMRGHQLETVGKELRDMMPFISKKALEV; translated from the coding sequence ATGGCTGCAAAAATGTATTACGACCGCGACATCGCCCTCGACCCCATCGAGAACAAGCTGATCGCCATCATCGGCTACGGCTCTCAGGCGCACGCCCACGCGCAAAACCTGCGCGACAGCGGCCTGAACGTGGTGGTGGGCCTGCGCGAGGGGTCCAGCAGCCGCCAGAAGGCCGAGCAGGCGGGTCTGCGCGTCACCTCCATCGAGGACGCGACGAAGGAAGCCGATGTGGTGATGCTCCTGATCCCCGACGAGACGCAGCCGAAGGTGTACGCGCAGAGCATTGAGCCGTACCTCACCCAAGGCAAGGCGCTCGCGTTCGGGCACGGCTTCAACGTCCACTTCGGACGCATCAGGCCCCCGGCGAACGTCGACGTGTTCCTCGTCGCGCCCAAGGGTCCCGGGCACATGCTGCGCCGCGTCTATACGGACGGAGCGGGGATGCCCGGCATCTTCGCCGTGCAGCAAGACGCCAGCGGACAGGCGCGTGACGTCGCCCTGGCCTACGCGCGGGGCATCGGCTGTGCGCGGGCGGGCGTGCTGGAAACGACCTTTAAGGAAGAGACGGAAACGGACCTCTTCGGAGAGCAGTCCGTCCTTTGCGGCGGCGTGACGCACCTGATCCAGGCGGGCTTCGAGACGCTGGTGGAGGCAGGCTATCAACCCGAGATCGCCTACTTCGAGACGCTGCACGAGGTCAAGCTGATCGTGGACCTGATCTACGAGAAGGGCTTTGAGGGTATGCGCCACTCCATTTCCAACACCGCCGAGTTCGGCGACTACGTGACCGGGCCGCGCGTGATCACAGGCGAGACGAAGGCCACCATGAAGGACGTGCTGACCGACATTCAGGAGGGCCGCTTCGCCCAGCGCTTCATTGAGGACGCGGAGAGCGGCTTCCCCTACATGAACGAGCAGCGCGGCAAGATGCGCGGGCACCAGCTCGAAACCGTAGGCAAGGAACTGCGCGACATGATGCCGTTTATCAGCAAGAAGGCGCTCGAGGTTTAA
- a CDS encoding DUF3969 family protein, whose amino-acid sequence MHQEFVFELHHDGPTTLERYVLVQIVSLVRAMREGFIIPDEAEAILFKPDIHARLRAEGVGLQVLDLLREGFHLDDTLQFMGRETLLQSLGRMEMTALSLLKVRPYPGKHVWIKTF is encoded by the coding sequence ATGCACCAGGAATTCGTCTTTGAACTGCACCACGACGGCCCGACGACGCTGGAGCGCTACGTCCTCGTGCAGATTGTCAGCCTCGTCCGGGCCATGCGTGAGGGATTTATCATTCCCGATGAGGCTGAAGCCATCCTGTTCAAGCCTGACATCCACGCCCGCCTGCGCGCCGAGGGCGTGGGGCTGCAGGTGCTGGACCTCCTGCGTGAGGGGTTTCACCTCGACGACACGCTTCAGTTCATGGGCCGCGAAACGCTGCTCCAGAGCCTGGGCCGCATGGAGATGACGGCCCTGTCGCTGCTCAAGGTCCGGCCCTATCCCGGCAAGCACGTGTGGATCAAGACGTTCTGA
- a CDS encoding 2-isopropylmalate synthase yields the protein MTQPTSTDPRRIHIFDTTLRDGEQSPGVALNHAQKLEIAHQLARLGVDVIEAGFPITSDGDFECVSRISREVRGPVICGLARTARADIERAAKALEAAARSRIHVFTSASKVQIEHMLRKTPEQVIESSVQAVRLARQYTDDVEFSGQDVMRADFDFVIRLYREAIEAGATVINIPDTVGYGTPQEYGALIARVRDEIVQGRNVAISTHCHDDLGMATANSLAAVENGATQIECTVNGIGERAGNTSLEEVVMAIHTRRDHYQAQTGINTREINRVSRMVSRLTGMPVQPNKAIVGENAFAHESGIHQDGVLKHKETYEIMNAELVGREAAVMVMGKHSGRAAFRKALSDLGYVTDGQNDFGLNDEAINVLFTRFKELADRKGQIYADDLRALVEAGAEIAQTFHLGSLQVLSGTHVTPTATVRLETPDGLREAASTGDGPVAAAMNAISQATGITPELETYRLQSVTRGNEALGEVSAGVRYGGMTIMGIGLATDVVEASARAWLHAINQIVAGAGKSRIETETTV from the coding sequence ATGACCCAGCCCACCAGCACTGACCCGCGCCGCATCCACATTTTCGATACCACCCTGCGCGACGGCGAGCAATCGCCCGGTGTGGCCCTGAACCACGCGCAGAAGCTGGAAATCGCGCACCAGCTGGCCCGACTGGGTGTGGACGTCATTGAGGCGGGGTTTCCGATCACTTCTGACGGCGACTTCGAGTGCGTCTCGCGCATCTCCCGTGAAGTCCGTGGCCCTGTGATCTGCGGGCTTGCCCGCACGGCGCGGGCGGACATCGAGCGGGCGGCGAAGGCGCTGGAGGCCGCCGCCCGCTCGCGCATCCACGTCTTCACGTCCGCGAGCAAGGTGCAGATCGAGCACATGCTGCGCAAGACGCCCGAGCAGGTCATTGAATCCAGCGTGCAGGCGGTGCGGCTGGCCCGCCAGTACACCGATGACGTGGAATTCAGCGGGCAGGACGTGATGCGCGCCGACTTCGACTTTGTGATCCGGCTGTACCGGGAGGCCATTGAGGCGGGCGCGACGGTCATCAACATTCCCGACACGGTGGGCTACGGTACGCCGCAGGAGTACGGGGCGCTGATCGCCCGGGTGCGGGACGAGATTGTGCAGGGCCGCAACGTCGCCATCTCCACCCACTGCCACGACGACTTGGGCATGGCAACGGCAAACTCGCTCGCGGCCGTGGAAAACGGAGCCACCCAGATCGAATGTACGGTCAACGGGATCGGTGAGCGGGCGGGCAACACCTCGCTGGAAGAGGTGGTCATGGCGATCCACACCCGCCGCGACCACTACCAGGCCCAGACGGGGATCAACACCCGCGAGATCAACCGCGTTTCCAGGATGGTTTCGCGCCTGACGGGCATGCCGGTGCAGCCCAACAAGGCCATCGTGGGCGAGAACGCCTTCGCGCACGAGAGCGGGATTCACCAAGACGGCGTGCTGAAGCACAAGGAAACCTACGAGATCATGAATGCCGAGCTGGTGGGCCGCGAGGCCGCCGTGATGGTGATGGGCAAGCACAGCGGACGGGCGGCCTTCCGCAAGGCGCTCTCCGACCTGGGCTACGTGACCGACGGGCAGAACGACTTTGGCCTGAACGACGAGGCCATCAACGTGCTGTTTACCCGCTTCAAGGAACTGGCCGACCGCAAGGGCCAGATTTACGCCGACGACCTGCGCGCGCTCGTGGAGGCCGGGGCCGAGATCGCCCAGACCTTCCACCTGGGCAGCCTGCAGGTGCTGAGCGGCACCCACGTCACCCCCACGGCGACCGTGCGCCTGGAAACGCCGGACGGCCTGCGCGAAGCCGCCTCGACGGGAGACGGCCCGGTGGCCGCCGCCATGAACGCCATCTCGCAAGCCACCGGCATCACGCCCGAGCTGGAGACCTACCGCCTTCAGAGCGTGACGCGCGGCAACGAGGCGTTGGGCGAGGTCAGCGCGGGTGTGCGCTACGGCGGCATGACAATCATGGGCATCGGCCTAGCGACCGACGTGGTGGAGGCCAGCGCGCGCGCCTGGCTGCACGCAATCAACCAGATCGTGGCGGGGGCGGGCAAGAGCCGTATCGAGACGGAAACGACGGTGTAG
- a CDS encoding antibiotic biosynthesis monooxygenase family protein: MILEIAMLNVRSGQTTDFEAAFAQAQRIISSMPGYVRHELQKCLEDSHKYALLVWWETLEAHTMGFRRSAQYGEWRSLLHHFYDPFPTVEHFVPVLA, translated from the coding sequence ATGATTCTGGAAATTGCCATGCTCAACGTCCGTTCCGGGCAGACCACCGACTTCGAGGCGGCCTTCGCGCAGGCGCAGCGCATCATCTCGTCGATGCCGGGGTACGTGCGGCACGAGTTGCAAAAGTGTCTGGAAGACAGCCACAAGTACGCGCTGCTGGTGTGGTGGGAGACGCTGGAGGCGCACACCATGGGCTTTCGGCGGAGTGCCCAGTACGGGGAGTGGCGCTCACTGCTGCACCACTTCTACGATCCCTTTCCGACGGTGGAACATTTCGTGCCGGTGCTGGCGTAG
- a CDS encoding PAS domain-containing sensor histidine kinase, protein MSSPGLPPFQERLWRSLLDALPHPAWVAEPGRGITLVNARLEALTGRSGKALLGNGLTAAVHKQDREWLAAPPAGSPGTVTVRLTDGEGTWHTLGVNLQPLSVEAGGQAWLGQALPLPAVPNLAQAEAALFRQLAEANPIGVVVGRPDGSLPYANDAYLRLIGASRADFGAGRVNWQALTPPEWRSADERAVAQALERGHSGPYEKEYLLAGGVRRPVLIGLARLQPGSDEVVAYVLDMTGRRATESHWRDLHTDLEARVAERTAQLTAERERAEVLAGLGDALQRAASPEDVAALALDRLGPALRASSMLIVRLRGDAVEVLTFWGDLPEVILNFMTRPGLTLAETPVLQHVARTRSALYLGDYHGVPTAVATFPHLACAAEPILTPSRTLLGFAVAWRPPGAPWNGGQRDLMRRAASTLSLALERAQAAEELQAQTLALDAFAAYTELVGSETDVPTLAGKALELLCLRFPGSSGAYHEPAAALWRARAWTPNLSPEEVAQLRLGLPEGHPLIAAALGNGETTFLKHGSEGSREEAGVLGNHRTTAPNGGPVSVSGSAPLLLGGGPVGILTLQRHDTAEWSVRDRALFRAVGRGLNLALERAQVARQLAAQNAELAARTRALEGFAELSRDLTLERDPLRLIERAQDIILSLLPDGVSTYFEPGDALWQLRAWRGDFGSPDLLDALRSGQPRDRSETLDWPYAARTPLYRNRHAPGFGEKTGDPLDEIGAMAALPVVVEGEVRGVLTVGLHRARVWTMADRELLETAVRALSMALERAGAVQALEAERAALARRTEALLRSNRDLEQFAYVASHDLQEPLRTIASYTELLEKRYRGQLDARAETYITTIVDGAKRMKDLVQDLLSFSRVRSGEQRLSRVDLQDLTGDVVQTLEASLTALEGTVTFQNLPTVRGDRNQLAQLLQNLLGNALKFCRSGVPPRVAVMARRDNGGWHLSVRDNGIGIEERYFERIFRVFHRLHGQDEYGGTGMGLSICQQVVERHGGHIWVESVPGEGSTFHFTLPLQEGPGPGPQEQGPG, encoded by the coding sequence GTGTCGTCGCCTGGCCTGCCGCCCTTCCAGGAGCGCCTCTGGCGTTCCCTGCTGGACGCACTGCCGCATCCTGCCTGGGTGGCGGAACCGGGGCGGGGCATCACGCTGGTCAATGCACGGCTGGAGGCGCTGACCGGACGCAGCGGCAAAGCGTTGCTGGGCAACGGGCTGACCGCGGCGGTCCATAAGCAGGACCGCGAATGGCTTGCCGCGCCACCCGCAGGGTCACCCGGAACCGTCACAGTGCGCCTGACCGACGGCGAGGGCACCTGGCACACGCTTGGCGTCAACCTTCAGCCGCTGTCGGTGGAGGCCGGAGGGCAGGCGTGGTTGGGACAGGCCCTCCCCCTGCCAGCCGTGCCCAACCTCGCGCAGGCGGAGGCCGCCCTCTTCCGGCAACTGGCGGAGGCCAATCCCATCGGCGTGGTGGTGGGGCGGCCCGACGGCTCCCTGCCCTACGCGAACGACGCCTACCTGCGGCTGATCGGGGCGAGCCGCGCCGACTTCGGGGCCGGGCGGGTGAACTGGCAGGCCCTGACGCCGCCTGAGTGGCGCAGCGCCGACGAGCGGGCGGTGGCACAGGCGCTGGAGCGGGGGCACAGCGGGCCCTACGAGAAGGAGTACCTCCTGGCCGGAGGCGTACGCAGGCCCGTCTTAATCGGCCTGGCGCGCCTACAACCGGGGAGCGACGAGGTGGTGGCCTACGTGCTGGACATGACGGGTCGCCGGGCCACCGAGAGCCACTGGCGCGACCTGCACACCGATCTGGAAGCGCGGGTGGCCGAACGAACGGCCCAGCTGACGGCCGAGCGCGAACGGGCCGAGGTGCTGGCGGGTCTGGGCGACGCGCTGCAACGCGCGGCTTCGCCCGAAGACGTGGCGGCGCTGGCGCTGGACCGCCTGGGGCCGGCCTTACGCGCCAGCAGCATGCTGATCGTGCGGCTGCGCGGCGACGCCGTGGAGGTGCTCACCTTCTGGGGCGACCTGCCCGAGGTGATCTTGAACTTCATGACCCGTCCGGGCCTGACCCTGGCCGAGACCCCCGTCCTGCAGCATGTCGCCCGGACACGCTCGGCCCTGTACCTCGGCGATTACCACGGGGTGCCGACGGCCGTGGCGACCTTTCCGCACCTGGCCTGCGCCGCCGAGCCGATCCTGACGCCAAGCCGCACGTTGCTGGGCTTCGCGGTGGCGTGGCGGCCGCCGGGAGCCCCCTGGAACGGCGGGCAGCGCGACCTGATGCGCCGCGCAGCCTCAACCCTGAGCCTCGCGTTGGAGCGCGCCCAGGCCGCGGAGGAACTGCAGGCACAGACGCTGGCGCTCGACGCCTTTGCCGCCTACACCGAGCTCGTCGGCAGCGAGACGGACGTGCCCACACTGGCTGGCAAAGCGCTGGAACTGCTGTGCTTGCGTTTTCCCGGCAGCAGCGGCGCGTATCACGAACCCGCCGCCGCGCTGTGGAGGGCGCGTGCCTGGACCCCGAACCTCTCGCCCGAGGAGGTGGCGCAGCTGCGGTTGGGCCTGCCGGAGGGGCATCCCCTCATCGCGGCGGCGCTGGGCAACGGCGAAACCACCTTCCTGAAGCACGGGTCGGAAGGGAGCCGGGAGGAGGCGGGTGTTCTCGGGAACCACCGAACGACGGCCCCAAACGGCGGGCCGGTCAGCGTGTCGGGCAGCGCGCCCCTCCTGCTGGGCGGCGGGCCCGTCGGCATCCTGACGCTGCAGCGGCACGACACCGCGGAATGGAGCGTGCGCGACCGGGCGCTGTTCCGGGCGGTGGGCCGCGGCCTGAACCTCGCGCTGGAACGGGCCCAGGTGGCGCGGCAGCTCGCGGCACAGAACGCGGAACTCGCCGCCCGGACGCGGGCTCTGGAAGGCTTTGCCGAACTCTCACGTGACCTGACGCTGGAACGGGATCCGCTGCGGCTGATCGAGCGGGCGCAGGACATTATCCTGTCGCTGCTGCCGGACGGCGTGAGCACCTATTTCGAGCCGGGAGACGCGCTGTGGCAGCTGCGGGCCTGGCGGGGCGACTTCGGCTCCCCGGACCTGCTGGACGCGCTGAGGTCCGGGCAACCGCGCGACCGCAGCGAGACGCTCGACTGGCCTTACGCCGCCCGCACGCCCCTGTACCGGAACCGCCACGCACCAGGCTTCGGTGAAAAAACAGGGGACCCGCTGGACGAGATCGGGGCCATGGCGGCGCTGCCCGTGGTGGTGGAGGGCGAGGTGCGGGGCGTGCTGACGGTGGGGCTGCACCGCGCCCGAGTGTGGACGATGGCGGACCGCGAACTGCTGGAAACGGCGGTGCGCGCCCTGAGCATGGCCCTGGAACGTGCGGGCGCGGTGCAGGCGCTGGAGGCCGAACGCGCGGCGCTGGCCCGGCGCACCGAGGCCCTGCTGCGCTCGAACCGCGACCTGGAGCAGTTTGCCTACGTCGCTTCCCACGACCTGCAAGAGCCGCTGCGGACCATCGCCTCGTACACCGAGCTGCTCGAAAAGCGCTACCGGGGTCAGCTTGATGCGCGGGCCGAGACGTACATCACCACCATCGTGGACGGGGCCAAACGCATGAAGGATCTGGTGCAGGACCTGCTCAGCTTCTCGCGGGTGCGTTCGGGCGAGCAGCGGCTCTCACGGGTGGATCTGCAGGACCTGACAGGCGATGTGGTGCAGACCCTGGAAGCCTCCCTGACGGCGCTGGAGGGCACGGTAACGTTCCAGAATCTGCCCACGGTGCGCGGGGACCGCAACCAGCTCGCGCAACTGCTGCAAAACCTCCTGGGCAACGCGCTGAAATTCTGCCGTTCCGGCGTACCCCCGCGCGTGGCGGTGATGGCCCGGCGAGACAACGGGGGCTGGCACCTCTCGGTCCGCGACAACGGCATCGGCATCGAGGAACGTTACTTCGAGCGCATCTTCCGCGTCTTTCACCGCCTGCACGGACAGGACGAGTACGGCGGCACGGGCATGGGCCTGTCCATCTGCCAGCAGGTGGTGGAGCGCCATGGCGGGCACATCTGGGTGGAGTCGGTCCCGGGTGAGGGCAGCACCTTTCACTTCACCCTGCCCCTTCAGGAGGGACCCGGGCCGGGCCCCCAAGAGCAGGGACCCGGCTGA
- a CDS encoding EamA family transporter — protein sequence MPPVRRLPSLPPIPGLLLSMLSIQGGAAFAKTLFPTLGAAGTTAVRVTLAAALLHLIFRPSLQSLSREAWRAVLPYGAALGIMNLTFYLSLTRLPLGLAVTLEFVGPLVLSLVLSRRVQDLLWVGLAALGIVLITPHQGGTHLDPLGAVLALTAGALWALYILAGGAVARRVPGVTGVVAGVTVAAAVTLPFGLVQAGEKMLAPSSLLAGLLVAVFSSALPYSLEMAALRALPARVFGVLMSLEPALAALSGLLFLRERLTPLQVVAMGCVIAASAGISLGGQRPVTEGEPAN from the coding sequence ATGCCCCCCGTGCGCCGCCTTCCATCCCTGCCGCCCATTCCGGGCCTGCTGCTGTCGATGCTCAGCATTCAGGGCGGTGCGGCCTTTGCCAAGACGCTGTTTCCCACCCTGGGGGCAGCGGGGACCACAGCCGTGCGCGTCACGCTGGCTGCCGCACTGCTGCACCTGATTTTCCGTCCGTCTCTGCAGTCGCTGAGCCGCGAAGCCTGGCGCGCGGTGCTCCCCTATGGTGCGGCGCTGGGCATCATGAACCTGACCTTCTACCTGTCGTTGACGCGGCTGCCGCTGGGGCTGGCCGTCACGCTGGAATTCGTGGGGCCGCTGGTGCTGTCGCTGGTCCTTTCTCGCCGCGTGCAGGACCTGCTGTGGGTGGGACTCGCGGCGCTGGGCATCGTGCTCATCACGCCGCACCAGGGGGGCACGCACCTCGACCCGCTCGGCGCGGTGCTGGCGCTGACAGCCGGAGCGCTGTGGGCGCTGTACATCCTGGCGGGCGGAGCGGTGGCGAGGCGGGTGCCGGGCGTAACGGGCGTGGTGGCGGGCGTGACCGTCGCCGCCGCCGTGACCCTGCCCTTCGGCCTCGTGCAGGCGGGGGAGAAGATGCTCGCGCCCTCCTCACTGCTGGCAGGCCTGCTGGTGGCGGTCTTTTCCAGCGCCCTGCCCTACAGCCTGGAAATGGCGGCCCTGCGTGCGCTCCCCGCCCGCGTCTTCGGCGTGCTGATGAGCCTGGAACCGGCCCTCGCGGCCCTGAGCGGCCTGCTGTTCCTGCGCGAGCGCCTCACCCCCCTGCAGGTCGTGGCGATGGGATGCGTGATCGCGGCGAGTGCGGGCATCAGCCTGGGCGGTCAGCGCCCGGTAACGGAGGGCGAGCCGGCGAACTGA
- a CDS encoding sulfocyanin-like copper-binding protein, translating into MKRFMLAAVLITSATPALAQGSSTEQMSQAPTITANAASKTVKVGFVAGHGTHNNGLNYNGDAKGEKTLTVPLGWTVEVSLSNAGKMPHDFAVVAGTALPANPFTARLAFPNAATTVTAPGTSAAAPATFVANRPGTYFILCRVGKHAQNGMYLKLNVVNGVKTATYQ; encoded by the coding sequence ATGAAACGATTCATGCTCGCCGCTGTCCTGATCACCTCCGCCACCCCCGCCCTGGCCCAGGGGTCCTCGACAGAGCAAATGTCGCAGGCCCCCACCATCACGGCGAACGCCGCTTCCAAGACCGTGAAGGTGGGTTTCGTGGCGGGGCACGGGACGCACAACAACGGCCTGAACTACAACGGTGACGCCAAGGGCGAGAAAACCCTCACCGTGCCCTTGGGCTGGACCGTGGAGGTCAGCCTGAGCAACGCGGGCAAGATGCCCCACGACTTCGCGGTGGTGGCCGGAACTGCCCTCCCCGCCAATCCCTTCACGGCGCGGCTGGCCTTTCCAAATGCGGCGACGACGGTGACGGCCCCGGGCACCTCGGCGGCCGCCCCCGCCACCTTTGTCGCCAACCGACCTGGCACGTACTTCATCCTGTGCCGGGTCGGCAAGCACGCGCAAAACGGCATGTACCTCAAGTTGAACGTGGTCAACGGGGTGAAGACGGCCACCTACCAGTAA